One window from the genome of Dermacentor silvarum isolate Dsil-2018 chromosome 7, BIME_Dsil_1.4, whole genome shotgun sequence encodes:
- the LOC119458188 gene encoding uncharacterized protein LOC119458188, with the protein MSRIGFCLLLAGLAGFASAGPDCDIKKLDACAADLFIFATSEKIPTTPRELEAHCSKQHKSEACARDYLKRCTDSIAQGVGSIFLDDIKAEIEGRCDESSSYHHDYLKHAPCLNKAGSAFHKCFRGLTADLDLASKLPNKQRIGGACCKFNVFEQCVHKAVQGQCDEEVIEFAKGIVEKYAGELLGTVCTAYRSGDKCKNIDFGSAPGDKNIRAVLTPLIKVSAALG; encoded by the exons ATGTCTCGGATTGGCTTTTGCCTCCTGCTCGCAG GGCTCGCTGGCTTTGCCTCGGCCGGGCCCGACTGTGACATCAAGAAGCTGGACGCCTGCGCCGCCGACTTGTTCATCTTCGCCACCTCAGAGAAGATTCCGACAACTCCACGCGAACTTGAAGCGCACTGCAG CAAACAACACAAATCGGAGGCCTGCGCCCGCGACTACTTGAAGCGCTGCACGGACAGCATCGCCCAGGGCGTCGGCAGCATCTTCCTGGACGACATCAAGGCCGAGATCGAGGGGCGCTGCGACGAATCCTCCAGCTACCACCACG ACTATCTCAAGCACGCTCCGTGCCTAAACAAGGCTGGCTCTGCATTCCACAAGTGTTTCCGCGGCCTCACCGCTGACCTCGACCTGGCGTCCAAGCTTCCCAACAAGCAGAGGATTGGGGGAGCTTGCTG CAAGTTCAACGTTTTCGAGCAGTGCGTGCACAAGGCAGTCCAGGGCCAGTGCGACGAAGAGGTGATCGAGTTCGCCAAGGGAATCGTCGAAAAGTACGCCGGCGAGCTGCTCGGAACAGTATGCACTGCCTACCGGTCCGGCGACAAGTGCAAGAACATCGACTTCGGCTCGGCGCCCGGCGACAAGAACATCCGCGCCGTCCTGACGCCCCTCATCAAGGTCTCCGCTGCCCTGGGCTAA